One Verrucomicrobiales bacterium genomic window carries:
- a CDS encoding CsbD family protein, which translates to MNTLEIKGDWNIAKGKLKQKWATLTDSDLEFVEGKRDELLGRIQKRTGETKEAVEKALKECTGTSCCN; encoded by the coding sequence ATGAACACACTTGAAATCAAAGGCGACTGGAACATTGCCAAGGGCAAGTTGAAGCAGAAGTGGGCGACGCTGACCGACTCGGATCTTGAATTCGTGGAAGGCAAACGCGACGAGTTGCTGGGGCGTATCCAAAAGCGTACCGGCGAAACCAAGGAAGCTGTGGAGAAAGCCCTCAAGGAATGCACAGGCACGTCCTGCTGCAATTAG
- a CDS encoding HlyD family efflux transporter periplasmic adaptor subunit, which yields MDNSAHPPAATGSSRRVTRIAGAAIAVVVVILLIVRPWSAPPAQQNEWHQVRRGDLLISVVEGGALKAVKESIIRSEFEGISRIIHIVPEGTEAKKGDLLVELDSSDLKDRLNQQEVIYQNNEFSFVQAKENLSIQQSLGESQIKEAELRVEFAKSDLDKYIEGDAPQQINTQTNNIIIRKEQLQRAQDKLDWTQQLFKKGYASKSEAEADALSLMTSRISLDQAEEELRLFRKYDMPKSQRRLESAWEQAKMELQRLRHRTSNQIAQAEANLRTSQRALELTMEKLKELRQQLENSKIKAPQDGLVVYASSSSMDRGGQTLIEEGAQIRQRQEIIKLPDVSQMIVEIRVHESHVLQIHPGLTAFVTVDSLPDRRFKASVTKVAVLPNSQDRWFNPNLKVYSTEVLIQDDLPDLKPGASARAEIIVTNLVNALSVPLQSVTTVKGKQVCYIQSGSGSVPTPVQVGFFNDQFIEIRAGLKEGDRVLLSPPVATDDAEMNGSIITATDLEPREPRAVAENPKSGSRTQ from the coding sequence ATGGATAATTCTGCCCATCCGCCCGCTGCCACGGGCTCTTCCCGTAGGGTGACCCGCATTGCGGGAGCCGCCATCGCCGTGGTGGTCGTCATCTTGTTGATTGTGCGGCCCTGGAGTGCGCCGCCTGCTCAGCAGAACGAGTGGCATCAGGTGCGCCGCGGAGATCTGCTGATCAGCGTGGTTGAGGGTGGCGCGCTCAAGGCGGTCAAGGAATCGATCATCCGCAGTGAGTTCGAGGGAATCTCCCGGATTATTCATATTGTTCCCGAAGGCACGGAAGCCAAGAAGGGAGACCTGCTGGTGGAGTTGGACTCCTCCGATCTCAAAGATCGGCTCAATCAGCAGGAGGTGATTTATCAGAACAACGAGTTCAGCTTCGTTCAGGCGAAGGAAAACCTGAGCATTCAGCAGAGTCTGGGCGAGAGCCAGATCAAGGAGGCGGAGCTGCGGGTGGAGTTTGCCAAGTCCGACCTGGACAAATACATCGAGGGCGATGCTCCCCAGCAGATCAACACCCAGACCAACAACATCATCATTCGCAAGGAGCAACTCCAGCGCGCCCAGGACAAGCTGGACTGGACGCAGCAGCTCTTCAAGAAAGGTTACGCGTCGAAGTCGGAAGCGGAGGCGGATGCGCTGAGTCTGATGACATCCCGCATCTCCCTGGATCAGGCGGAGGAGGAGCTGAGGCTTTTTCGAAAGTATGACATGCCGAAGAGCCAGCGTCGGCTGGAGTCCGCCTGGGAACAGGCGAAAATGGAGCTCCAACGACTCCGGCATCGAACGTCGAATCAGATCGCGCAAGCAGAGGCCAATCTGCGAACCAGCCAGCGGGCTCTGGAGCTGACCATGGAAAAGCTTAAGGAGCTGAGGCAGCAGTTGGAGAACTCCAAAATCAAAGCGCCACAGGACGGCCTGGTGGTCTATGCCTCGAGCAGCTCCATGGACCGGGGGGGGCAGACCCTCATCGAGGAAGGCGCTCAGATCCGTCAGCGCCAGGAGATCATTAAACTTCCGGACGTTTCCCAGATGATCGTCGAGATTCGAGTTCACGAGTCGCACGTGTTGCAAATTCATCCCGGGCTGACGGCGTTTGTAACGGTTGACTCCCTGCCGGATCGCCGATTCAAGGCGAGCGTGACCAAAGTGGCGGTGTTGCCCAACTCTCAGGATCGTTGGTTCAATCCCAATCTCAAGGTCTACTCGACCGAGGTGTTGATCCAGGACGATCTGCCCGATCTCAAGCCTGGCGCCTCTGCGCGGGCCGAGATTATCGTGACCAACCTGGTGAATGCCCTGAGCGTTCCTTTGCAATCCGTGACCACGGTCAAAGGTAAGCAGGTTTGCTACATCCAGTCGGGCTCGGGTAGCGTTCCCACTCCGGTTCAGGTGGGGTTCTTCAACGACCAGTTCATCGAGATTCGGGCTGGGCTCAAGGAAGGCGACCGAGTGCTGCTCTCCCCGCCGGTCGCGACCGATGATGCCGAGATGAACGGATCGATCATCACTGCCACGGATCTCGAGCCTCGAGAGCCTCGCGCTGTCGCTGAGAATCCCAAGTCGGGCAGCCGCACTCAATGA
- a CDS encoding TolC family protein: MIDLLLLRRVRDHAILGPLAFCLIVLFLAGCSAKRYQAAADREAYGIIQQKQQSALGKTNEFSIDTRYSNRKADAIKPGEIIEDRLEQVSRVLTLPEALDAAFRNSRQYQLRKETLYISALSLTRERFSFAPHFFGGTTVAGERSSNGERSGSVGTRAGMDAALKTGGRIGLDVANDLLRFYTGDPRKSAFSTISLSLAQPLLRGAGAKIAAENLTQAERDVIYEIRSFSYYQHTFSFDIVSTYFRLLQQQDTVRNQYANYQSRISLRQRTVALAFDRLAPFQADQATQEELAARNSYILAIERYRSSLDAFKLTLGLPLGHDIKLDETALKDLEAVGLLPVPLLESEAYQLALDRRLDLLNEIDRFEDSKRKIPVAASGLKTELTLFGDVSLGSERPTDYAKFNLNDYRASGGLQLNLPLNRKLERNAYRSSILNFERQLRTFALFLDELKGDVRADLRTLDQARQSFEIQSNAKALADRRVESSELSLQAGRVQVRDVVDAQTARVQAYNAATAALVDYHLTRLRLLLDIGVLKSDLPKFWLQAGDLPKPQDGSVVPKLPTAADTLITPEQLFEK; this comes from the coding sequence ATGATCGATTTGCTATTGTTGAGACGGGTTCGCGACCATGCGATCTTGGGACCCCTGGCTTTTTGTCTGATCGTTTTGTTTTTGGCGGGTTGCAGCGCCAAGCGATATCAGGCGGCTGCGGACCGGGAGGCCTATGGCATTATCCAGCAAAAGCAGCAGTCTGCGCTGGGCAAGACCAATGAGTTTAGCATTGATACACGCTATTCGAACCGGAAGGCCGACGCCATCAAGCCGGGGGAGATTATTGAGGATCGCCTGGAACAGGTCTCAAGGGTCTTGACCTTGCCTGAAGCACTCGATGCTGCGTTTCGGAACAGCCGGCAGTATCAGCTGCGGAAGGAGACGCTCTACATTTCCGCCCTGAGCCTCACCCGTGAACGGTTTTCCTTTGCCCCTCATTTCTTTGGAGGGACCACAGTGGCCGGGGAGCGATCTTCCAACGGGGAGCGATCTGGCTCGGTGGGCACCCGGGCCGGGATGGATGCGGCTTTGAAGACCGGTGGGCGGATCGGATTGGATGTAGCCAACGATCTCTTGCGCTTTTACACCGGCGATCCAAGGAAGTCGGCATTTTCCACGATTTCTCTGAGTCTTGCCCAGCCTCTGCTGCGGGGGGCGGGGGCGAAGATCGCGGCCGAAAACCTGACTCAAGCCGAGCGCGATGTCATCTACGAGATCCGCAGCTTCAGCTATTACCAGCACACCTTTAGCTTTGATATCGTCTCGACCTATTTCCGGCTGCTGCAGCAGCAGGACACAGTTCGCAACCAGTACGCCAATTACCAGAGCCGCATTAGCCTTCGCCAGCGCACGGTGGCCCTGGCCTTTGACCGGCTGGCACCCTTTCAAGCCGATCAGGCAACCCAGGAAGAACTCGCCGCGCGCAATAGCTACATTCTCGCCATCGAGCGATATCGCAGCAGCCTGGATGCTTTCAAGCTGACGCTGGGGCTTCCGTTAGGCCACGACATCAAGCTCGATGAGACCGCCTTGAAGGACTTGGAAGCCGTTGGGTTGCTTCCCGTGCCGTTACTGGAATCCGAGGCCTATCAGCTGGCGCTCGATCGTCGGTTGGACCTGCTCAATGAGATCGACCGTTTCGAAGACAGCAAACGCAAGATCCCGGTGGCGGCCAGCGGGCTCAAGACCGAATTGACGCTCTTTGGCGATGTCTCCCTGGGATCGGAACGTCCAACGGACTATGCGAAGTTCAATCTTAACGATTATCGCGCCTCGGGAGGGCTGCAGCTGAATCTACCCTTGAACCGGAAGCTCGAGCGCAATGCCTACCGATCTTCGATCCTGAATTTCGAGCGCCAGTTGCGAACCTTTGCTTTATTCCTCGACGAGCTGAAAGGTGATGTGCGGGCGGATCTGCGGACTTTGGATCAGGCGCGGCAGAGCTTTGAGATTCAAAGCAATGCCAAGGCCTTGGCGGATCGGCGGGTGGAGAGCAGTGAGCTTTCCCTTCAGGCGGGGCGAGTGCAGGTCCGGGATGTCGTGGATGCCCAGACTGCTCGAGTTCAGGCTTACAACGCGGCGACCGCGGCCTTGGTCGACTACCATCTGACTCGGTTGCGGCTCCTGCTGGACATTGGCGTGTTGAAATCTGATCTGCCCAAGTTCTGGTTGCAGGCGGGAGACTTGCCCAAACCGCAGGATGGCAGCGTTGTTCCCAAGTTGCCAACAGCTGCCGACACGTTGATCACCCCCGAACAGCTTTTCGAGAAATGA
- a CDS encoding ABC transporter permease, which yields MKQDPIIRIAAVEKTYHMGEVEVRALRGVNLDVMPGDYVAIMGPSGSGKSTLLNLLGCLDRPTSGGYFLGGEDVSQMDDDELSEVRGRKIGFIFQSYNLIHQLSVIENIQMPLFYQGLDTPRNNQRCETFANLVGLAQRLDHRPNQLSGGQQQRVAVARSLVNDPLMILADEPTGNLDSKTGNEILDLMDRLNHSGKTIVLVTHDPKTAARARRVVHMRDGVIDHIDVHEPRPMPAEFSTPVAEAADQAAEGQSAFQRLIRPLRTVQVGTKSLLLHKLRSALTMLGIIFGVCSVIAMLAIGEGASFEAQEAIKKLGSANIIIRAVKPPEDSKGSSSASGRGSVIEYGLTYKDANRIKSTIPGIRHVLPMRIIRENVRFFRNEVAGQVIGTYPIYKEISGLDNLRGRFISETDDLHQNNVCAISSGLARRLFPYQDPLDQEIKIGAHYYQVVGLVRETSTEEKRPQSGETTGQALDNNVYIPLSAARNRFGETLFRRSAGSQEQERVQLHQITLQFASSSDVETAVPQIEGLLKHFHTKKDYELIVPLQLLRQAEQTKRLFNIVLGSIAAISLLVGGIGIMNIMLATVTERTREIGVRRALGAKQRDITTQFLAEAIVLSIGGGIVGVILGVLTPLVVSQLTDIRTIVTPLSVIMAFGISGAVGVIFGLYPAASAAKLDPIEALRHE from the coding sequence ATGAAGCAGGACCCGATTATCCGTATTGCCGCAGTTGAGAAGACCTACCACATGGGGGAGGTCGAGGTTCGTGCGCTTCGGGGTGTTAACCTGGACGTCATGCCGGGCGACTATGTGGCCATCATGGGCCCCTCGGGTTCCGGCAAATCCACGCTGCTGAATCTGCTGGGATGCCTCGATCGCCCCACTTCAGGCGGGTATTTTCTGGGAGGGGAGGATGTCTCACAGATGGATGACGACGAACTCTCTGAGGTTCGAGGCAGGAAAATCGGTTTCATCTTCCAGTCCTACAATCTGATTCATCAACTCTCGGTCATCGAGAACATCCAGATGCCCTTGTTCTACCAGGGGTTGGATACCCCGCGGAACAACCAGCGATGCGAGACGTTTGCGAATCTGGTGGGATTGGCTCAACGGTTAGATCATCGGCCGAATCAGCTTTCCGGCGGACAACAGCAGCGTGTGGCGGTGGCTCGCTCGCTGGTCAACGATCCCCTCATGATCTTGGCCGACGAGCCGACTGGCAACCTCGACTCCAAGACCGGCAACGAGATTCTGGACCTGATGGATCGTCTCAACCACTCCGGTAAGACGATTGTATTGGTCACGCACGATCCCAAGACCGCGGCGCGCGCGCGTCGGGTGGTCCACATGCGCGACGGGGTCATTGACCACATTGATGTTCATGAGCCCCGGCCGATGCCGGCGGAGTTTTCCACCCCAGTCGCCGAGGCGGCCGACCAGGCGGCCGAAGGACAGTCGGCCTTTCAGCGGCTGATACGGCCGTTGCGAACGGTTCAGGTCGGCACCAAGAGCCTTTTGCTGCACAAGCTGCGCTCGGCACTGACCATGTTGGGAATCATCTTCGGCGTGTGCTCGGTCATCGCGATGTTGGCAATTGGTGAAGGGGCCTCCTTTGAAGCCCAGGAAGCGATCAAGAAGCTTGGTAGTGCCAATATTATCATCCGCGCGGTCAAACCTCCTGAGGACAGCAAAGGCAGCAGTTCCGCGTCGGGCCGAGGTTCGGTGATCGAGTATGGCCTGACTTATAAGGACGCAAACCGCATCAAGTCGACGATTCCGGGCATACGGCATGTGCTTCCCATGCGGATCATCCGAGAGAATGTGCGGTTTTTCCGGAATGAGGTTGCGGGTCAGGTAATTGGAACCTATCCCATCTACAAAGAGATCTCGGGATTGGACAACCTGCGGGGGCGGTTCATCAGCGAGACCGATGACCTGCATCAAAACAATGTGTGCGCGATTTCGTCCGGATTGGCGCGGCGACTCTTTCCCTATCAAGATCCTCTTGATCAGGAGATCAAGATCGGAGCCCATTACTATCAGGTGGTGGGCCTCGTGCGCGAAACGAGCACGGAGGAAAAGCGTCCGCAATCGGGGGAAACCACGGGGCAGGCGTTGGACAACAACGTGTATATCCCGCTTTCCGCCGCCCGCAATCGATTCGGAGAAACCTTGTTCCGCCGTTCCGCTGGAAGCCAGGAGCAGGAGCGGGTGCAGCTCCATCAAATCACCCTGCAGTTTGCCAGTTCGAGCGATGTAGAGACGGCAGTGCCTCAAATTGAAGGACTGCTGAAGCATTTTCACACCAAGAAGGACTACGAACTCATTGTGCCGTTGCAGCTGCTTCGCCAGGCCGAACAGACGAAGCGTCTCTTCAACATCGTTCTAGGGTCGATTGCCGCCATTTCGCTTTTGGTCGGCGGTATTGGCATCATGAACATCATGCTCGCCACGGTGACGGAACGGACCCGGGAGATCGGCGTTCGGAGGGCGTTAGGGGCGAAGCAGCGTGATATCACCACGCAATTCCTGGCGGAAGCGATCGTTCTATCGATCGGCGGTGGTATCGTGGGAGTGATCTTGGGAGTATTGACGCCTTTGGTGGTGTCTCAGCTGACTGACATTCGGACGATCGTCACTCCATTGTCAGTGATCATGGCCTTTGGAATCTCGGGGGCGGTTGGAGTG
- a CDS encoding efflux RND transporter periplasmic adaptor subunit, with translation MNQPRQRRRRGGGRFWFLLMAVVCVGGVVLWQRWDHATEAVYPANAFYEVKPGPMLVSVVEDGTLRAVNETVIRSNLEGMARILSLAPEGSYVEKGDLLVELDSSALRDRLNQQEIEYQDAVFMLEQAGQNLKIQESLAESQIKDAELRVELSQADLEKYRHGDAPLQIRTAESRMKVLREQVRIAQERSARTEVLFKLGNATKSEVEADSLTLKREQLALAQYEEDLRLIKKFDQPNMLRQMESTLGKEQLELARLKQRTSNELARAQADLKTSQRSLDLLEETLQQQKGRLQNAKIFAPQPGLVVYAEVNPWQLSNLGGGDEGRSRGREMGAAGFRDGSGILRGPGGGGGERRGRSRGGNSGGGGTGGGARSGTPSVAGGSSSSVLAGQSTLGGGSTASSSASVGTGGSAGGGGRGSGSSDFSSSSGGGQRSGSPSFSSFSSLRQSSTPAANASTAQTADSSSLASSASSSAGAQGYAFGTGSGSFRSSSSSSGGNSSFIDWSASPSVIAEGAMVRQRQELIRLPDVSRMLVEIKIPESRVRQVQQGAPAVVRIENRPDRRFRGSVRRVALLPDAQSSWLNPNAKLYGTEVLIEDELEGLKPGVSARAEIIVTNIARALSVPIHSVVAQPGGSVCYVKRGNAVVPVSVTTGLFNDRLLEITSGLREGDLVLLAPPRNESMEIEAESGPAGTNSSPASADPKDRSVVPGAPAIGERQRDNRAPRAAEAPARSESSREEAVRPTQDGAAVDSQEAPRERSNRRGRRPRGQNPQPEDPENPAPSPSPDPKP, from the coding sequence ATGAACCAGCCTCGTCAACGTCGTCGCCGTGGCGGAGGAAGGTTCTGGTTCCTCCTGATGGCGGTAGTGTGCGTTGGCGGGGTGGTGCTTTGGCAGCGCTGGGATCATGCGACCGAGGCGGTCTACCCCGCGAACGCCTTCTACGAGGTGAAGCCGGGGCCAATGCTGGTCTCAGTGGTGGAGGATGGGACGCTGCGCGCCGTCAACGAGACGGTGATTCGCAGCAACCTGGAGGGCATGGCTCGCATTCTGAGCCTAGCTCCGGAGGGTTCCTACGTGGAGAAAGGCGATTTGTTGGTGGAGTTGGACAGCTCGGCGCTGCGAGACCGATTGAACCAGCAGGAGATCGAGTATCAGGATGCAGTTTTCATGTTGGAGCAGGCTGGTCAGAATCTGAAAATTCAGGAGAGCCTGGCCGAGAGCCAGATCAAGGACGCGGAGCTTCGCGTGGAACTTTCTCAGGCAGACCTTGAAAAATACCGTCACGGCGATGCTCCCTTGCAGATCCGTACTGCGGAGTCGAGGATGAAGGTTTTGCGTGAGCAAGTGCGCATAGCGCAAGAACGTTCGGCTCGGACCGAGGTGCTCTTCAAACTGGGGAACGCCACCAAATCCGAAGTGGAGGCGGATAGTCTTACTCTTAAGCGCGAGCAGCTTGCCTTGGCTCAGTACGAGGAGGACCTGCGGCTGATCAAGAAATTTGACCAGCCCAACATGCTTCGGCAGATGGAGTCTACTCTGGGCAAGGAGCAGCTGGAATTGGCGCGCCTCAAGCAGCGGACGAGCAATGAACTGGCGCGGGCGCAGGCCGATCTGAAGACGAGTCAGCGGTCCTTGGATCTCTTGGAAGAGACGCTTCAGCAGCAGAAGGGGCGGCTTCAAAACGCCAAAATCTTCGCTCCCCAGCCCGGTCTCGTTGTCTACGCCGAGGTTAACCCCTGGCAACTGTCCAATCTGGGCGGAGGAGATGAGGGAAGATCGCGCGGTCGCGAGATGGGGGCGGCTGGATTTCGAGACGGCTCTGGGATTCTTCGCGGTCCGGGAGGAGGCGGGGGAGAGCGTCGAGGCCGGTCGAGGGGCGGCAACTCCGGAGGGGGTGGCACTGGCGGCGGTGCGCGCAGTGGGACTCCGTCCGTGGCGGGCGGCTCTTCCTCTTCCGTGCTCGCGGGACAGAGCACTCTCGGTGGCGGAAGTACAGCGTCCTCGTCCGCCTCAGTCGGGACGGGAGGTTCCGCAGGAGGCGGCGGACGGGGCTCCGGCAGCAGCGATTTCTCGTCCTCCTCGGGAGGCGGACAGCGTTCGGGAAGCCCATCCTTCAGCTCCTTCTCTTCGCTCCGACAAAGCTCGACACCGGCCGCCAACGCTTCGACCGCCCAAACGGCGGACTCCAGCAGCCTGGCTTCCAGCGCATCCTCTAGCGCGGGTGCTCAGGGTTACGCGTTCGGGACTGGCTCGGGTAGTTTTCGGTCTAGTTCGTCCAGTTCAGGCGGAAACTCATCCTTCATCGATTGGTCGGCCAGTCCATCCGTGATCGCGGAAGGGGCCATGGTGCGGCAGCGACAGGAACTGATCCGACTTCCAGATGTCTCTCGGATGCTTGTGGAGATCAAGATTCCGGAGTCGCGAGTGCGGCAGGTTCAACAAGGTGCGCCCGCGGTAGTCCGGATTGAGAACCGGCCCGATCGCAGGTTCCGCGGCAGCGTTCGACGCGTGGCGTTGCTGCCCGACGCACAGTCTAGCTGGCTCAACCCGAATGCAAAACTCTACGGGACCGAGGTTCTCATTGAGGACGAACTCGAAGGGCTTAAGCCCGGCGTATCGGCGCGCGCTGAGATCATCGTTACCAATATCGCCCGCGCCCTCAGTGTGCCCATTCACTCGGTGGTGGCGCAGCCAGGCGGATCGGTGTGCTATGTGAAACGTGGGAATGCGGTTGTCCCGGTATCGGTGACGACCGGTCTTTTTAATGATCGCCTGCTCGAAATCACCTCTGGGCTCCGGGAAGGCGACTTGGTCCTGCTCGCTCCGCCGCGGAACGAATCGATGGAGATCGAGGCCGAATCGGGTCCTGCGGGCACCAATAGCTCCCCGGCTTCGGCTGATCCGAAAGACCGGTCGGTCGTCCCAGGCGCACCTGCCATTGGTGAGCGTCAGCGAGATAACCGGGCGCCGCGGGCGGCAGAGGCCCCAGCCCGGTCCGAGTCATCGAGGGAGGAGGCTGTCCGCCCGACGCAAGACGGTGCTGCGGTAGACTCACAGGAAGCTCCTCGCGAGCGTTCGAACCGACGTGGTCGACGTCCTCGCGGTCAGAATCCCCAGCCTGAAGACCCAGAGAATCCGGCTCCCAGTCCGTCTCCGGACCCGAAGCCTTAG
- a CDS encoding serine/threonine protein phosphatase: MRTLAIGDIHGCSSALQALLARVVPRSEDRIVFLGDYIDRGPASCQVVDQLLELRGSHETVFVRGNHEVMIMDARLDGLSARLWGACGGWETLESYDIRPEKGLEAWAQRIPATHWNFFNHTVRFWEDERSLFVHAALDSEVEMIHQTDDWLFWEGFRQIRPHRSGRRVICGHTAQLNGQILDVGHATCIDTGAGYGAWLTCLDTATGQYWQANERGEVREGAIEGFAGAGS; encoded by the coding sequence ATGCGTACTCTGGCCATTGGCGATATTCATGGGTGCAGCAGCGCGTTGCAGGCGCTGTTGGCGCGGGTGGTGCCGAGGTCTGAGGATCGGATCGTGTTCCTGGGGGATTACATCGATCGCGGGCCGGCATCATGTCAGGTGGTTGACCAGCTCCTGGAGCTGCGAGGCTCGCACGAGACGGTGTTTGTTCGAGGCAACCACGAGGTCATGATCATGGACGCCCGTCTGGATGGCCTTTCAGCCAGACTGTGGGGGGCATGCGGCGGATGGGAAACGCTTGAATCGTATGACATCCGTCCGGAGAAAGGACTCGAGGCCTGGGCCCAGCGTATCCCGGCGACCCATTGGAATTTTTTCAACCACACCGTCCGTTTCTGGGAGGATGAACGAAGTCTGTTCGTTCATGCCGCGTTGGACTCCGAAGTGGAGATGATCCACCAGACGGACGACTGGCTGTTTTGGGAAGGATTTCGTCAGATCCGTCCGCATCGCTCCGGACGCCGCGTCATCTGTGGGCACACCGCTCAACTCAATGGTCAGATCTTGGATGTGGGCCATGCCACCTGCATAGATACTGGTGCGGGCTATGGCGCTTGGTTGACCTGCCTGGACACGGCCACGGGACAATACTGGCAGGCCAACGAGCGGGGGGAGGTCCGTGAGGGGGCGATCGAAGGTTTTGCCGGCGCGGGGAGTTGA
- a CDS encoding PQQ-like beta-propeller repeat protein, translated as MHSAVSHHRYLPAPLLLLLAVSLLSTTRLRADDWPQWLGPQRDGVWRETGIIDRFPTNGLRYLWRTPIGGGYSGPAVSGGRVYVMDRQLATGATNPASPFTRGEIPGRERILCLDERDGRLLWKHEYDSAYTVSYAAGPRVTPSVADGKVYTVGSEGDLVCLDATLGTLVWSRDFKKEFGIKTPTWGFAGHPLVDGRKVICLAGGEGSVAVAYDKDTGKELWRALSAKEPGYAPPMIYEFAGKRQLILWHPEAVSGLDPETGKVYWSHALTPSVRFGMTIPTPLKIGNLLFLTSFYNGSLLLKVDSDQPSPVWASQKVSEKDTDGLHSVMATPMIENGFIYSPCSYGQFRCLKLQTGERLWETFAPTSGKSERWGHAFVIKHHERAFLFSEKGDLIIARLTPEKYEEISRAHLLDPINRDAGRLVVWSHPAFANRRIYARNDQEIVCVSLAKPSSP; from the coding sequence ATGCACTCTGCAGTTTCTCACCATCGATACCTGCCCGCCCCACTCCTGCTCCTCCTCGCTGTCTCTCTGCTTTCAACGACGAGGCTGCGGGCGGACGATTGGCCGCAGTGGCTCGGACCACAACGCGATGGCGTCTGGCGCGAGACCGGCATCATCGATCGCTTCCCAACCAACGGCCTGCGCTACCTGTGGCGCACGCCCATCGGAGGCGGCTACAGCGGACCCGCCGTTTCCGGCGGACGCGTGTACGTGATGGACCGCCAGCTGGCCACCGGCGCCACCAACCCAGCCAGCCCGTTCACGCGCGGAGAGATCCCTGGGCGCGAGCGCATTCTCTGCCTGGATGAAAGGGATGGAAGATTACTCTGGAAGCATGAATACGACAGCGCTTACACGGTGAGCTACGCCGCCGGTCCGCGGGTCACTCCCTCGGTGGCTGATGGAAAAGTCTACACCGTGGGCAGTGAGGGAGATCTGGTTTGTCTCGATGCGACATTGGGGACTCTCGTGTGGTCGCGCGACTTCAAGAAGGAATTCGGAATCAAGACTCCGACGTGGGGATTCGCCGGACACCCGCTGGTCGACGGAAGAAAAGTGATTTGCCTGGCCGGAGGCGAAGGCAGCGTTGCGGTGGCTTACGACAAGGATACCGGAAAGGAGCTGTGGCGCGCGCTCAGCGCCAAGGAGCCTGGCTATGCTCCGCCCATGATCTACGAGTTTGCGGGTAAACGGCAGCTGATCCTCTGGCATCCGGAGGCCGTCAGCGGCCTGGATCCCGAAACCGGCAAGGTTTACTGGAGTCATGCCCTCACCCCCTCCGTGCGCTTCGGCATGACCATCCCCACTCCCCTGAAGATAGGCAACCTGCTCTTTCTCACCTCATTCTATAACGGCTCCCTCCTGCTCAAGGTCGATTCGGATCAACCCTCCCCAGTGTGGGCCAGCCAAAAGGTGAGCGAGAAGGACACCGACGGTCTGCACAGCGTGATGGCCACCCCCATGATTGAGAATGGATTCATCTATAGCCCGTGTAGCTATGGCCAATTCCGCTGCCTCAAGCTCCAGACCGGAGAACGGCTGTGGGAAACCTTCGCTCCCACCAGCGGAAAGTCGGAGCGTTGGGGCCATGCGTTCGTCATCAAGCACCACGAACGTGCATTTCTGTTCAGTGAGAAGGGCGATCTGATCATTGCTCGCCTGACCCCGGAGAAGTATGAGGAGATTAGCCGCGCTCATCTGCTGGATCCCATCAACCGGGATGCCGGGCGATTGGTAGTTTGGTCGCATCCAGCGTTCGCGAACCGGCGCATTTACGCCAGAAATGATCAGGAGATCGTCTGCGTGTCCCTGGCTAAGCCCAGCTCCCCCTAA